TCAGACAAAATGGAAGCTACGACCTCACTGTCCGAAAAATTCATCGCACAGCCGTAACTTTCTATAAATAGTTTTTTAGTATTCTCAGGTTTATTTTCTAAAACAAGACTTTCGCCTTGTTTGCTTTCTTCAATAATCTTTTCCATTGTAAAAATTCAAAGTGCAAAGATAGCGTAATTGAATCTAATATGACAAGATGTCAGATAAAGAATTAACAATGTTTTAAAAATTTTAGATTGCAGATTTTAGATTGTAGATTATGGGTATTTTTCAATCGATATGTATCGTCGAAAAGTTTAAATTCATTAGCAAAAAAAATAAAATCTAAATTTGCAATCTAAAAATAAAGGGATTTCTTGGTTAAAAATCACTAAAAGTTATACCTATATATATTATCGAGATTATTACAGATAAATCTGCAATTTTAAGTTTCATAATATCAAAATACCTCAAAAATGCATTCGTAAGGTTAATATTTAAAAAAAATAAATACTTTTGTTGCAGAAAAATAGAGCAATGGCAAAGAATTTAGTAATAGTGGAGTCACCTGCAAAGGCGAAAACGATCGAGAAATTTCTTGGGAGTGATTTTCAGGTGGAGTCAAGTTATGGACACATAGCAGACTTACCATCAAAGGAAATAGGAGTAGATGTAGAAAATGGTTTTAAACCTAAATATGAAGTTTCTCCGGATAAAAAAGCCTTGGTAACGAAGCTGAAGTCACTTTCTAAAAATGCCGAAACGGTTTGGTTAGCATCCGATGAGGACCGCGAGGGAGAGGCTATTTCATGGCACTTGGCGGAAGAATTAAAGCTAGATAGAAAAAAGACCAAACGTATTGTTTTTCACGAGATTACAAAATCTGCGATCCTTAAGGCAATCGACAATCCAAGAGAAATTGATTATAATTTAGTAAACGCGCAACAGGCACGTCGTGTTCTAGACCGTTTAGTGGGTTATGAATTATCTCCAGTTTTATGGAGAAAAATCAAAGGTGGACTTTCAGCTGGTCGTGTACAATCTGTTTCTGTACGTTTGATTGTAGAAAGAGAACGCGAAATTCAAAGTTTCAATGCCGTTGCAACCTATTCTATAGTTGCAGAATTTGTAAACGAAGCAGGAAAAGCTTTTAAAGCAAAACTTCCAAAAAACTTCAATACTAAAAAAGAAGCCGAAGATTTCTTAAATCAAAACATCGGTTCTAAATATAAGGTAGCAGATTTAGAAACTAAACCTACCAAAAAATCTCCAACAGCGCCTTTTACAACTTCTACATTGCAGCAAGAAGCAGCAAGAAAATTGTACTTGCCAGTTGGAATTACCATGCAGTTAGCACAGCGTCTATACGAAGCCGGACTTATTACTTATATGAGAACCGACTCGGTAAACCTTTCTAAAGAAGCAATGGATGCTGCACAGGCAGAAATTATTAAATCTTACGGAAAAGAATTTTCGAAACCGAGAGTTTTCGCTAATAAAAGTAAAGGAGCGCAAGAAGCGCACGAAGCAATTCGTCCGACTGATATGTCTCGTCACACTGTAAATATTGACCGTGATCAAGCTCGCTTATACGATTTGATCTGGAAAAGAACTTTAGCTTCGCAAATGAGCGATGCGCAACTGGAAAGAACAAATGTAAAAATCGAAGCAGATAATCATAGCGAAATTTTTACAGCTTCTGGAGAAGTATTGCTTTTTGAAGGTTTCTTAAAAGTATATTTAGAAGGTCACGATGACGATGAAGAAGAGCAAGAAGGAATGCTTCCTGCTTTAAAAGTAAACGAAAAACTGGCGAATAGCTATATTACAGCCACAGAACGATATTCAAGACCGCCTGCACGTTACACTGAGGCATCTTTAGTTAAAAAATTAGAGGAACTTGGAATTGGTCGTCCATCTACATACGCGCCAACTATTTCGACAATTATCAATAGAAATTACGTTGAAAAAGGAACTCTTGAAGGTGTAGAACGTAATTATACACAGCTTACTTTGCAAAATAGTAAAGTAGGAGAAAAGGTTCTGAAAGAAAATACAGGTTCTGATAAAGGAAAATTGGTTCCAACAGATATCGGAACTATTGTTACTGATTTCTTGGTAAAGAATTTTGGAAACATTTTAGATTATAATTTTACTGCTAAAGTTGAACAGGACTTTGACGAAATTGCCGAAGGAAATATCGATTGGGCAAAAATGATGCAGGATTTCTACAACAAATTTCACCCAAATGTAAAAGAAGTTGAGGCAAATGCTGAACGTGAAAGCGGGGAAAGAATTTTAGGAAAAGATGCAGACGGAAGACAAGTTTCTGTTCGTTTAGGGAAATTTGGGCCAATGGCGCAGATTGGAGAAGCAGATGATGAAGATAAAAAGTTTGCTAGCTTAATGGCAGACCAAAATATAGGAAACATTACACTTGAAGAAGCATTGAATTTATTCTTGCTTCCAAAAAGTTTAGGTGAATATAAAGGAGAAGAAGTAGAAGTGAGCAATGGCCGTTACGGTCCTTATGTTCGTCACGGAAGCGTTTTTATTTCATTGCCTAGAGGAGAAGATCCTTTAAGTGTTTCTAAAGAAAGAGCTCAGGAATTAATTGACGAAAAAGCACTTGCTGATGCGCCAATTGCAGTTTATAAGGGAGAAGCCGTGCAAAAAGGAGTGGGACGTTTTGGGCCATTCATTAAATGGAACGGACTTTTTGTAAATGTTAGCAAAAAATACAATTTTGATAATCTTTCTCAAGCTGATGTTGAAGAATTGATCGAAGATAAACTTCAGAAAAATATTGATAAGGTTGTTCATAATTGGGAAGAAGAAGGAATTGTAGTAGAAAAAGCCCGTTGGGGACGCTCTGTGATTCTGAAAGGAAAAATCAAAATTGAATTAAGTAAAGATGTTGATGCAACGAAATTGACATTGGCTCAAGTTCAAGAAATGATCGCAGCAAAAACACCAGCAAAGAAAACTGCTGCTAAAAAAACAACAACAGCTAAAAAAGCTCCAGCTAAAAAAACGGCTGCTAAAAAGAAATAAGTATAAATGGAATTTGATTTTCTAGAACCAGTTAATGACGGAATTGTAAAATTCGTCGGCGCACTGTCTTCACAAGAGCTTGGAAGCAAAGTTGTCTTTCATACCCAAGATCAGTTTCCTGATATTGCACAGATTAATATTGCTATAATTGGTGTTTTAGAAGACCGTACCAATATCAATATGATCAACGAAGTTAATCTTACTGCTGTGCGTAAAAAGCTTTACGGAATGTTTCCTGGTAACTGGGATGCTTCAATTGCAGACTTAGGAGATATATTGGCGGGCGATTCTGTAGAGGATACTTATTATGCACTAAAGAAGGTTACGGCTACTTTAATTAAGAATAAAGTCATTCCTATAGTCCTGGGAGGTTCCCAAGATTTGACCTATGCTTTGTATCGTGCTTACGATGATTTAGAGCAAATGGTAAATTTGGTTGCAGTTGATAATAGATTTGATTTTGGTAAGGAAAATGAGTCAGTTTCGGCTAATTCGTACTTGACCAAAATTATTATTGATGAGCCAAATAACCTTTTCAATTACTGTAATATAGGGTATCAGACCTATTATAATTCGCAAGAAGAAATTGACTTGATCGAAAAGTTATTCTTTGATGCATATCGATTGGGCGAAATTTCAAACAAAATCACTTTGGCTGAGCCGGTTTTTAGAGATGCGGACTTAGTTAGTATTGATTTGAATTCTGTAAAGTCTTCTGCTTCAGCAAACATGGTTACTTTTGAGCCAAACGGATTTAATGGAAAAGAAATTTGTGCTTTAGCAAGATATGCTGGTATTAGTGATAAAGTTTCTTCATTTGGAATATTTAATCACAACAGTACAACGGCGGAGTCGGCTATTATTGCACAGATTGTTTGG
The Flavobacterium humidisoli DNA segment above includes these coding regions:
- the topA gene encoding type I DNA topoisomerase, encoding MAKNLVIVESPAKAKTIEKFLGSDFQVESSYGHIADLPSKEIGVDVENGFKPKYEVSPDKKALVTKLKSLSKNAETVWLASDEDREGEAISWHLAEELKLDRKKTKRIVFHEITKSAILKAIDNPREIDYNLVNAQQARRVLDRLVGYELSPVLWRKIKGGLSAGRVQSVSVRLIVEREREIQSFNAVATYSIVAEFVNEAGKAFKAKLPKNFNTKKEAEDFLNQNIGSKYKVADLETKPTKKSPTAPFTTSTLQQEAARKLYLPVGITMQLAQRLYEAGLITYMRTDSVNLSKEAMDAAQAEIIKSYGKEFSKPRVFANKSKGAQEAHEAIRPTDMSRHTVNIDRDQARLYDLIWKRTLASQMSDAQLERTNVKIEADNHSEIFTASGEVLLFEGFLKVYLEGHDDDEEEQEGMLPALKVNEKLANSYITATERYSRPPARYTEASLVKKLEELGIGRPSTYAPTISTIINRNYVEKGTLEGVERNYTQLTLQNSKVGEKVLKENTGSDKGKLVPTDIGTIVTDFLVKNFGNILDYNFTAKVEQDFDEIAEGNIDWAKMMQDFYNKFHPNVKEVEANAERESGERILGKDADGRQVSVRLGKFGPMAQIGEADDEDKKFASLMADQNIGNITLEEALNLFLLPKSLGEYKGEEVEVSNGRYGPYVRHGSVFISLPRGEDPLSVSKERAQELIDEKALADAPIAVYKGEAVQKGVGRFGPFIKWNGLFVNVSKKYNFDNLSQADVEELIEDKLQKNIDKVVHNWEEEGIVVEKARWGRSVILKGKIKIELSKDVDATKLTLAQVQEMIAAKTPAKKTAAKKTTTAKKAPAKKTAAKKK
- a CDS encoding formimidoylglutamase, producing the protein MEFDFLEPVNDGIVKFVGALSSQELGSKVVFHTQDQFPDIAQINIAIIGVLEDRTNINMINEVNLTAVRKKLYGMFPGNWDASIADLGDILAGDSVEDTYYALKKVTATLIKNKVIPIVLGGSQDLTYALYRAYDDLEQMVNLVAVDNRFDFGKENESVSANSYLTKIIIDEPNNLFNYCNIGYQTYYNSQEEIDLIEKLFFDAYRLGEISNKITLAEPVFRDADLVSIDLNSVKSSASANMVTFEPNGFNGKEICALARYAGISDKVSSFGIFNHNSTTAESAIIAQIVWYFIEGYHYRSKEYPFGSRANYLKYIVPLDDEELIFYKSDKTDRWWIEIPFESNGNNKLKRNTLLPCSYDEYLSACNQELPERWWKAQRKNAL